The Sulfurimonas hydrogeniphila genome includes a window with the following:
- a CDS encoding histidine phosphatase family protein codes for MKITLIRHSEVQKAYIGKYNGHNDIGLSKKGHEDAKKLAKAFTCKAFDLVYCSDLRRAKETIQPFSQAKKAVYTSKLREKSWGRHEGLGYEEIRAQGIEYENFAQWIKALDGEPYGVYIQRIKEFFFETVLQQKAENILVVTHAGVIRTFMAVVQNLSLEDAFGIALPYASYTVYDTKLQTFSTIKT; via the coding sequence ATGAAAATAACACTTATCCGCCATAGTGAAGTGCAAAAGGCATATATCGGCAAATATAACGGACATAATGACATAGGCCTTTCAAAAAAAGGGCATGAGGATGCCAAAAAGCTGGCAAAAGCTTTTACATGTAAAGCATTTGATTTGGTCTACTGTTCAGATCTCAGACGGGCAAAAGAGACAATACAACCCTTCTCCCAGGCAAAAAAAGCAGTATATACATCAAAATTGCGGGAAAAATCATGGGGAAGACATGAAGGACTCGGATATGAAGAGATTAGGGCGCAAGGCATAGAATATGAAAACTTTGCACAGTGGATAAAAGCCCTTGACGGCGAGCCTTATGGAGTTTATATACAAAGAATAAAAGAATTTTTCTTTGAAACAGTGTTGCAACAAAAAGCTGAAAATATTTTGGTTGTAACACATGCAGGCGTTATTAGAACTTTTATGGCAGTTGTGCAAAATCTGTCACTCGAAGATGCTTTTGGCATTGCGCTTCCTTATGCGTCATATACTGTTTATGATACAAAATTACAAACTTTTAGCACTATTAAAACTTAG
- the cobS gene encoding adenosylcobinamide-GDP ribazoletransferase, whose protein sequence is MSKLFKGFTLAVSMLSILPFFKVHDFYKGINGYAVMFYPFVGFLLGLLLYGTFLLLTLFFPPLHGSLIVFSLWVLVTGALHLDGFADTVDGLFVPKEKALHVMKDPYNGGMGMIFTVVFLLLKASSVAALDAMYLLPVVLMLSRFTAVAAICLYPYLSANGMGALAKKEFSQKQFLISVVYVTAISILFHSFVLLFVALLVLFVCKHFFMKRYGGFTGDIYGFCIEVTELVLLNVLIVGLV, encoded by the coding sequence ATGAGCAAACTCTTCAAAGGCTTTACTCTGGCTGTTTCAATGCTCAGCATTCTTCCTTTTTTTAAAGTGCATGATTTTTATAAAGGCATAAACGGCTATGCGGTGATGTTTTATCCGTTTGTCGGTTTTTTGCTCGGTTTGCTTTTGTATGGTACTTTTTTGTTGCTTACTCTTTTTTTTCCGCCTTTACATGGTAGCCTCATTGTCTTTTCCTTGTGGGTTTTAGTGACAGGTGCCTTGCATCTTGATGGTTTCGCAGACACTGTAGACGGCTTGTTTGTTCCCAAAGAAAAAGCTTTACATGTAATGAAAGACCCCTATAACGGCGGGATGGGTATGATTTTTACGGTAGTGTTTTTATTGCTCAAGGCATCTTCTGTAGCGGCTTTGGATGCGATGTATCTTTTACCTGTCGTGCTTATGCTTTCACGTTTTACGGCAGTTGCTGCAATCTGTCTCTATCCATATCTCTCTGCAAACGGAATGGGTGCCTTGGCAAAAAAAGAGTTTTCGCAAAAACAGTTTTTGATAAGTGTGGTATATGTTACAGCAATCAGCATACTCTTTCACAGTTTTGTTTTGCTGTTTGTTGCTTTATTGGTGCTGTTTGTATGCAAACATTTTTTTATGAAGCGATACGGCGGGTTTACGGGTGATATTTACGGTTTTTGCATAGAAGTGACAGAACTTGTACTGTTAAATGTTCTTATAGTCGGTTTGGTATGA
- the cobU gene encoding bifunctional adenosylcobinamide kinase/adenosylcobinamide-phosphate guanylyltransferase codes for MKTLFIGGIKSGKSRSAENYIKQLSDKKPVYLATTEFIDDEMQERIAQHQQQRKSDFITVEEAINLREKISLQEGAVLVECVSMWINNMLYREKSYTEMEAELANVIALKQDIVFVMNDVSCGIIPENKLARQFVDISGKLSQMLAQKCDEVYHVVAGISTQIK; via the coding sequence ATGAAAACATTATTTATAGGCGGCATTAAGAGTGGAAAATCCCGTAGTGCCGAAAATTACATTAAACAACTCTCAGACAAAAAACCTGTCTATCTGGCAACGACTGAATTCATAGATGATGAAATGCAAGAACGTATAGCACAGCACCAACAGCAACGCAAGAGTGATTTCATCACAGTCGAAGAGGCGATAAATCTCAGAGAAAAAATATCTTTGCAGGAGGGTGCGGTACTTGTTGAATGTGTAAGTATGTGGATCAATAATATGCTCTATCGTGAAAAAAGTTATACGGAAATGGAAGCGGAATTGGCGAATGTTATAGCATTAAAACAAGACATTGTGTTTGTTATGAATGATGTGAGTTGTGGCATTATCCCTGAGAATAAACTTGCCCGTCAGTTTGTGGATATCAGCGGAAAGCTCTCCCAAATGCTTGCACAAAAATGTGATGAGGTCTATCATGTTGTGGCCGGAATCAGTACACAGATAAAATGA
- a CDS encoding DUF1538 domain-containing protein — MLSISTFLQLLKESFRDLLPIILVIMFFQLAIIQSVPPNWLSTSIGLGIVGVGLAVFLLGLEVGIFPVGEGLASEFAHKGSTFWILIFGFMIGFGTTIAEPALIVIADKAASISAGRIDATVLRTVVAFSVGFAIVLGVWRIIKGHPIHYYIIAGYILVVSATAFAPQEIVGLAYDLGGVTTSTVTVPLVAALGIGLASTIKGRNPVLDGFGLIAFASLTPMIFVQFYGIVVYQFIDASATVVPAVIKEIETVNLDFSAMTILKGLLGVITDVLPILAIILFFQYIILKKPIENLKNVMIGFGLVILGLDAFIVGLEMGLFSVGETMAFELTRYDNNLIIYSFGFFIGFSTTMAEPALTAIARKAKEVSDGKINDFVLRLFVALGVAIGIALGAYRIVTGGEIVYYIISGYIFVIILTFLAPKYIIPIAYDSGGVTTSTVTVPLVAALGLGLATNIDGRDPLIDGFGLIAFASLFPMLTVMLYGIITEKMGVKGEREKEEIHMEELRHALEDVQNMELSTIRVDGADALHHSPHMSFSAVHVIVPKDKQEEAIIAARDAGARGVTIMSAHGMGLEHMENFYDRLHAGATDANLMFITQTKNVDKIIREIITKLDITGNGRGLTFAYPVSHIKGLRLKLTDL, encoded by the coding sequence GTGCTGAGCATTTCAACTTTTTTGCAACTTCTAAAAGAGTCATTCCGTGACCTTTTGCCAATCATACTTGTGATTATGTTCTTCCAGCTTGCCATCATCCAGAGTGTCCCGCCAAACTGGCTGAGCACGTCCATAGGCTTAGGCATCGTCGGTGTGGGGCTTGCAGTATTTTTACTTGGTCTTGAAGTCGGGATTTTTCCTGTAGGAGAAGGGCTTGCGAGTGAATTTGCCCACAAAGGCTCAACCTTTTGGATTTTGATTTTCGGCTTCATGATAGGTTTTGGAACCACCATTGCCGAACCTGCGCTTATCGTCATCGCAGACAAGGCTGCAAGTATCAGTGCAGGACGGATTGACGCTACAGTGCTAAGAACTGTTGTTGCCTTTTCTGTCGGTTTTGCCATTGTTTTAGGGGTATGGCGCATCATTAAAGGGCATCCTATCCACTACTATATCATTGCAGGGTATATCCTGGTTGTCAGCGCAACGGCTTTTGCTCCCCAGGAGATAGTGGGCCTTGCCTATGATTTGGGCGGAGTTACCACATCCACTGTCACCGTTCCGCTTGTTGCCGCCCTTGGTATAGGACTGGCTTCTACCATCAAAGGGCGCAATCCTGTACTTGACGGCTTTGGTCTCATCGCCTTTGCTTCGCTCACACCTATGATATTTGTACAGTTTTACGGTATCGTTGTGTACCAGTTCATAGATGCTTCTGCAACTGTTGTTCCTGCTGTTATCAAAGAGATTGAGACAGTCAACCTGGACTTTAGCGCCATGACAATCTTAAAAGGACTGCTGGGTGTCATCACAGATGTCCTGCCTATTTTGGCGATTATTCTCTTTTTTCAGTACATCATTCTAAAAAAACCCATAGAAAATCTCAAGAACGTGATGATAGGTTTCGGGCTGGTTATTCTGGGGCTTGATGCCTTTATAGTCGGTTTGGAGATGGGACTTTTTTCTGTCGGTGAGACTATGGCATTTGAGCTTACCCGTTATGACAACAACCTTATCATCTACTCTTTTGGTTTTTTTATCGGTTTTTCAACCACCATGGCAGAACCGGCGCTTACAGCAATCGCTAGAAAAGCAAAAGAGGTCAGTGACGGTAAAATCAATGACTTTGTTCTTCGTCTTTTTGTAGCGCTGGGCGTTGCTATAGGAATTGCACTCGGAGCCTACAGAATCGTTACCGGCGGTGAAATAGTCTACTACATCATAAGCGGATATATTTTTGTCATCATTCTCACCTTCTTGGCACCAAAATACATTATTCCCATAGCCTATGACAGCGGCGGAGTCACAACCTCAACCGTTACAGTTCCTCTTGTTGCTGCTCTTGGACTTGGACTGGCAACAAACATAGACGGCAGAGACCCGTTGATAGACGGTTTCGGGCTCATTGCCTTTGCTTCTTTGTTTCCAATGCTTACCGTTATGCTCTATGGTATTATTACAGAAAAAATGGGCGTTAAAGGAGAGCGGGAAAAAGAAGAAATCCATATGGAAGAGTTGCGACATGCACTCGAAGATGTACAGAATATGGAACTCTCAACTATAAGAGTGGACGGTGCAGACGCACTACACCACTCTCCGCATATGAGCTTTTCTGCAGTACATGTAATCGTTCCAAAAGACAAACAGGAAGAGGCAATTATTGCAGCAAGAGATGCGGGTGCAAGAGGGGTAACTATCATGAGTGCACACGGTATGGGGCTTGAACATATGGAAAATTTTTATGACAGACTCCATGCGGGCGCGACTGATGCAAACCTGATGTTTATCACCCAGACAAAAAATGTTGACAAAATTATAAGAGAAATAATAACAAAACTCGACATCACAGGAAACGGCAGAGGGCTTACCTTCGCCTACCCTGTTTCTCACATCAAAGGCCTGCGTCTGAAACTCACTGATTTATAA
- a CDS encoding chloride channel protein, producing the protein MIQNHITEQTAIFFSVTKWVFLSSIIGIMIGATVTGFLKILAYSETSRSFLPFEYYYTLPFALVLTVWLVKTFAPSAEGHGTEKVISAIHKDNGKIDVSVIPVKTLATVLSIFAGASVGKEGPGAQIGAGVASFISTLLKFHKQDRKKLVVCGISAGFATVFGTPIAGAIFGVEVLIIGVIMYDVLLPSFIAGFAAFTTAQFLGIEYTYYDLHFFQDISLDIWLIAKVVIAGLFFGFVSDIVITTISYSHTYVKSIKINTYIKAFVGGILIVALTLVFGEQYIGLGMSTIADALNPHTAASQDIHWYTFLLKTVFTSLSLAAGGSGGVITPIFYIGATSGHFFGSIISPEHITLFAALGFVSVVSATTNTPIASTIMAVELFGIDIAHYAALAAVISFLISGHRSIFSSQILAMRKSEMLSVKIGEEVENISISLEKHEIDKIEKFRRRLHKKNKKK; encoded by the coding sequence ATGATACAAAATCATATAACAGAACAGACAGCTATTTTTTTCAGTGTTACAAAATGGGTTTTTCTCTCATCAATCATCGGCATAATGATTGGTGCAACAGTTACAGGCTTTTTAAAAATTTTAGCCTATAGTGAAACAAGCCGTTCTTTTTTACCGTTTGAATACTACTATACGCTTCCTTTTGCCCTTGTTCTGACTGTATGGCTGGTGAAAACCTTTGCCCCGAGTGCAGAAGGGCACGGAACGGAAAAAGTTATTTCCGCAATTCATAAAGATAACGGGAAAATAGATGTTTCGGTCATTCCCGTAAAAACACTTGCGACCGTTTTAAGTATTTTTGCAGGTGCTTCTGTCGGAAAAGAGGGCCCTGGCGCGCAGATTGGGGCAGGTGTTGCCTCTTTTATTTCTACGCTTTTGAAGTTTCACAAACAAGACAGAAAAAAGCTTGTTGTATGCGGGATCAGTGCCGGTTTTGCCACAGTTTTCGGTACCCCGATAGCCGGAGCAATCTTCGGTGTTGAGGTGTTAATTATCGGTGTGATTATGTATGATGTGCTTCTGCCGTCTTTTATTGCAGGTTTTGCCGCTTTTACAACAGCCCAGTTTCTGGGGATAGAATATACCTATTATGACCTGCATTTTTTTCAGGATATCTCTTTGGATATCTGGCTGATAGCCAAAGTGGTCATTGCCGGACTCTTTTTCGGTTTTGTCTCTGATATAGTGATAACAACAATCTCCTACAGCCATACATATGTAAAAAGCATCAAAATAAATACATACATCAAAGCTTTTGTGGGCGGTATTTTGATAGTCGCACTGACCTTGGTCTTCGGTGAGCAGTATATAGGTTTGGGAATGAGTACAATTGCAGATGCTCTCAATCCCCATACCGCTGCATCTCAGGACATTCACTGGTATACATTTCTTTTAAAAACAGTATTTACTTCTCTTTCTCTTGCCGCAGGAGGAAGCGGGGGTGTCATTACGCCGATCTTTTACATCGGGGCAACAAGCGGGCATTTTTTTGGCTCCATCATCTCTCCCGAACATATTACGCTTTTTGCAGCCCTCGGCTTTGTAAGTGTTGTTTCGGCCACCACAAATACACCTATTGCCTCAACGATTATGGCAGTAGAACTCTTCGGGATAGATATCGCACACTATGCAGCACTTGCAGCAGTTATAAGCTTCTTGATTTCAGGGCACAGAAGTATCTTCTCTTCACAGATTCTGGCCATGAGAAAATCCGAAATGCTGAGTGTAAAAATAGGTGAAGAGGTAGAAAATATAAGTATTTCGCTGGAAAAACACGAGATAGATAAAATAGAAAAATTTCGAAGAAGACTTCATAAAAAAAACAAAAAGAAGTAA
- a CDS encoding TrkH family potassium uptake protein, which yields MNYKNVLKILSLIGITVSALFLFDVLIGVIYKEAYGKFLLYDGVFFLINLGVWLWLRKHELDLKIKESILVVNLLWVLLGVAGAIPLFLYTNVSLASSFFEAVSGFTTTGATVYSDIEALPHLILFHRSLMHWLGGLGVIVLGVGLLSVINPTGSLSLFKAESTGISLEKLTPKIKDTALRLWIVYALLTLVDMLLLKFFGMSWFDALNHAFSTISTGGFSTKNDSLGSFGNDGIIWTTTIFMMLAGINFLAHLKLYFRDVSGYKTEEVRWYFTVFLLLSLALSLVHVDISGDSFYDALKHSSFTIASVMTTTGFATIDYGSWSHLAIAIIFLGLLMGGNAGSTAGGIKIIRHVIIFKTLSAELKRILHPNMIISVFIDGLKQKERILSSTFGFFTLFMITVAIVTVYIYARGYDAMTAVSGAFAIVGNIGPGFSMVGPADNFSFFSDFDKIFLSVAMIIGRLECYTVFVLLSSSFWKKF from the coding sequence ATGAACTATAAAAATGTGCTGAAGATTCTCTCTCTTATAGGCATTACTGTTTCTGCACTTTTTTTGTTTGATGTCTTGATAGGCGTTATATACAAAGAAGCGTATGGAAAATTTTTGCTTTATGACGGGGTGTTTTTTTTGATCAATCTTGGCGTATGGCTGTGGCTGAGAAAGCATGAACTGGATTTGAAAATAAAAGAGAGTATCCTGGTGGTTAATCTGCTCTGGGTGTTGCTTGGCGTTGCCGGAGCCATACCGCTGTTTCTTTATACAAATGTGTCTCTTGCCTCTTCGTTTTTTGAAGCCGTCAGCGGATTTACAACAACGGGAGCAACAGTTTACAGCGATATAGAAGCTCTGCCCCATTTGATACTATTTCACAGAAGTCTGATGCACTGGCTTGGAGGGCTTGGCGTTATTGTCTTGGGCGTTGGGCTTTTGTCAGTCATCAATCCTACGGGAAGCCTCTCTCTTTTTAAAGCCGAATCAACAGGAATTTCTCTTGAAAAACTGACACCAAAAATAAAAGATACAGCCTTGCGTCTGTGGATAGTATATGCCTTGCTGACACTGGTCGACATGCTGCTTTTGAAGTTTTTCGGTATGAGTTGGTTTGATGCGCTCAACCATGCCTTTTCGACAATTTCCACGGGAGGATTCTCTACAAAAAATGATTCTCTGGGCTCTTTTGGCAATGACGGCATTATTTGGACAACGACAATTTTTATGATGCTGGCAGGGATAAATTTTTTAGCCCATTTAAAGCTTTATTTCAGGGATGTCAGCGGGTACAAAACAGAAGAGGTCAGATGGTATTTTACAGTTTTTTTACTGCTGAGTCTTGCTTTGAGTCTTGTACATGTAGATATCAGCGGAGATTCTTTTTATGATGCCCTCAAACACTCATCTTTTACGATTGCTTCTGTCATGACAACAACAGGATTTGCAACTATAGATTACGGCTCCTGGTCGCATTTGGCTATAGCAATTATATTTTTGGGGCTTTTGATGGGGGGCAATGCCGGTTCAACGGCAGGCGGCATTAAAATCATCCGCCATGTAATTATTTTTAAAACACTCTCTGCGGAGCTTAAAAGAATACTGCATCCAAATATGATTATTTCTGTTTTTATCGACGGGCTCAAGCAAAAAGAGCGGATTTTGTCTTCAACGTTTGGTTTTTTTACGCTTTTTATGATTACTGTAGCCATAGTAACCGTCTATATTTATGCCCGGGGGTATGATGCGATGACTGCAGTTTCGGGTGCATTTGCCATAGTAGGCAATATCGGTCCCGGATTCTCTATGGTAGGCCCTGCAGACAACTTTTCTTTTTTCTCTGATTTTGACAAAATCTTTCTCTCCGTGGCTATGATTATAGGCAGATTGGAGTGTTATACTGTTTTTGTCCTGCTCAGCAGTTCTTTTTGGAAAAAGTTCTAA
- a CDS encoding NAD-binding protein, producing the protein MHIIIAGAGKVGFNLAKTLSVGHNVTVIDKNSQALDRIQESLDILPLQGDVEDIHTYKRFIGQEIDLFIAVTNIDNVNLIAAMTVDAALHVKRKFVRVQKYFFQEQVIQKRLAVEKVIFPLKLTSGAVSSLLLYPKANNVKFFKYTPCKLISVMVSSKTLPQSISSEHFKIVGIERKKDFCIPDADVEILPNDLVYFFGDENEIKQVCQKLDVDNTLDIQRCVVFGGGELGIAISQELLKADKEVKLVEKDLKLCETADEELKGRVSIINYKYGSHDIFEDEGLESADIFIAATNNDEYNIIKCLEAKESGIKKVVAINNEMEYYNLMHSLGIVVVRGPKMSAYNAIMEEISSTGVVIQKSYCGAKAVVFMRKVFPASRLIDKVIKPLHVKESSLFYIRENVIRSLSEKVRLQENDLIVAFCAVKTSAKVKEWIYEL; encoded by the coding sequence ATGCATATAATTATTGCGGGTGCCGGAAAGGTTGGTTTTAACCTTGCCAAAACACTGAGTGTGGGACACAACGTTACTGTCATTGATAAAAATTCACAGGCTTTGGACAGGATACAGGAGAGTCTGGATATTTTACCGCTTCAGGGGGATGTCGAGGACATACATACATATAAGCGTTTTATCGGTCAGGAAATCGACCTGTTTATAGCAGTGACAAATATTGACAATGTAAATCTTATTGCTGCAATGACAGTAGATGCGGCTTTACATGTAAAGAGAAAATTTGTACGGGTGCAAAAATATTTTTTTCAAGAGCAGGTTATCCAAAAGAGACTTGCTGTTGAAAAAGTTATTTTCCCTTTAAAGCTTACCTCGGGGGCCGTTTCTTCACTTCTTTTGTACCCAAAAGCAAATAATGTAAAATTTTTTAAATACACACCCTGCAAACTTATTTCTGTTATGGTTTCAAGCAAAACACTTCCGCAAAGCATCAGTTCTGAGCATTTTAAAATAGTCGGCATTGAACGCAAGAAGGATTTTTGCATTCCTGATGCAGATGTGGAAATTCTTCCCAATGATCTTGTCTATTTTTTTGGTGATGAAAATGAAATCAAGCAGGTGTGCCAGAAATTGGATGTGGACAACACTCTGGATATTCAAAGATGTGTTGTATTTGGCGGTGGTGAACTGGGGATTGCCATTTCGCAGGAACTTCTAAAAGCAGACAAAGAGGTCAAACTGGTAGAAAAAGATTTAAAACTTTGTGAAACAGCGGACGAGGAGCTCAAAGGCAGGGTCTCCATCATTAACTATAAATACGGTTCGCATGATATTTTTGAAGATGAAGGACTGGAGAGTGCCGATATTTTTATAGCAGCGACCAACAATGATGAGTATAACATCATAAAATGTCTCGAAGCAAAAGAGAGCGGCATAAAAAAAGTGGTTGCGATTAACAATGAAATGGAATATTACAACCTGATGCACTCTTTGGGGATAGTCGTTGTCAGAGGTCCAAAAATGAGTGCCTACAATGCAATCATGGAAGAGATCAGTTCTACAGGTGTTGTTATTCAAAAAAGTTACTGCGGGGCAAAGGCAGTGGTTTTTATGCGTAAAGTTTTTCCCGCCTCCAGGCTTATTGACAAAGTGATAAAACCTTTACATGTAAAAGAATCCAGCCTCTTTTATATAAGAGAAAATGTGATACGGAGTCTCAGTGAAAAAGTGAGACTGCAGGAAAATGATTTGATTGTAGCCTTTTGTGCAGTAAAAACAAGTGCAAAAGTAAAAGAATGGATTTATGAACTATAA
- a CDS encoding DNA-binding protein, with amino-acid sequence MKKMSINDAAEYFGVSKEAIHNRVRRGSLQSVVENGVKMVLLDETQAKTGRKTVQPRRTTLSNDRYYKLLEEQNQKLQSRVDTLENETRSLRDQKEQMLIAEREKIERIYKEKDEQLKNILSSISSQFMLNAPQEAVAEEEMLEAVIESEVAQESKVVSLNRHLKKRGFSAKKIKKIKARFKKSAKKDERIIIVGKKYYIDTKKYDYSDIIG; translated from the coding sequence ATGAAAAAGATGAGCATAAATGATGCGGCTGAGTATTTTGGTGTTTCAAAAGAGGCTATACACAACCGGGTCCGACGGGGTTCTTTGCAAAGTGTTGTAGAGAACGGTGTCAAAATGGTGCTGCTGGATGAGACACAGGCAAAAACAGGGCGAAAAACTGTGCAGCCAAGACGCACCACACTCAGCAATGACAGATATTACAAACTTCTTGAAGAACAAAACCAAAAACTGCAGTCGCGTGTGGATACTCTGGAGAATGAAACGCGGAGCCTTAGAGACCAAAAAGAGCAGATGCTTATAGCCGAGCGTGAAAAAATAGAAAGAATCTATAAAGAAAAAGATGAACAGCTCAAAAATATTCTCAGCAGTATTTCGTCACAGTTTATGCTCAATGCTCCGCAAGAAGCAGTAGCCGAGGAGGAGATGCTTGAGGCAGTAATAGAATCCGAGGTTGCCCAAGAGAGCAAGGTTGTCTCTTTAAACAGGCATCTTAAAAAACGTGGTTTTTCAGCAAAAAAAATTAAAAAAATCAAAGCAAGATTTAAAAAGAGTGCAAAAAAAGATGAAAGAATTATTATTGTAGGGAAAAAATATTACATAGATACAAAAAAATATGACTATAGTGATATAATTGGCTAA
- a CDS encoding YajQ family cyclic di-GMP-binding protein, translated as MAKEHSFDITAKIDMQNLKNAINLVDREVSNRYDFKGTPYEVNLKEKDKVLVLVASSDNKLDALKDIVIAKLLKQGLSSKVLDELRVEDASGGTRKATFKIVDYIESKEAKKITAEIKKMKLKVNAQIEGDSIRVKGAKLDDLQKVMKMVREGEWEAPLVFENMR; from the coding sequence ATGGCAAAAGAACACTCATTTGATATAACGGCAAAAATAGATATGCAGAATTTGAAAAATGCTATTAACCTGGTAGACAGAGAAGTCTCCAATCGTTATGATTTCAAGGGAACACCGTATGAAGTGAATCTGAAAGAGAAAGACAAAGTACTGGTACTTGTTGCTTCGAGTGATAACAAACTGGATGCACTCAAAGACATTGTTATAGCAAAACTGCTAAAACAGGGGCTTTCCTCAAAAGTGCTGGATGAACTTCGTGTGGAAGATGCCAGTGGAGGCACACGCAAGGCGACTTTTAAAATTGTGGATTATATAGAATCCAAAGAGGCGAAAAAAATTACTGCAGAAATTAAAAAGATGAAACTCAAAGTCAACGCCCAGATAGAAGGGGATTCTATCCGTGTAAAAGGTGCAAAGCTTGATGATCTGCAAAAGGTGATGAAAATGGTGCGTGAAGGCGAGTGGGAAGCTCCTTTGGTTTTTGAAAACATGCGTTAG
- a CDS encoding nitrite/sulfite reductase gives MQEELEKKLNKRERYKARLKPYDYFVKEFDTIDFESLGEGDRYYLQDFGIFNTDFLEDEFTIRIRVAGGRISTQQFNFLADIVNKYDLTLVVTARAGFQLHDVEADDVHELFRLLNENGLITWQSFGDNIRNIVTDVYDGANKHAKIEVYPLIQQMQDYIIKNPKYVGMLPRRVSIGISGNEANVNSFFANDLYFALAKKENTYGFNVYMGGKNTEIAQDADVFLLYEEVFDFFTAFVETFYTHGSRFSRSKTRLFYMIEELGLDRLKALIEDVYGKKFNAAGKLQLFHGEFNEFELLNNNKYAFCYQTDFARLSPKEMRQISDYANKHDAHIRLGIDQNIYIVGINEKTAPFDSPALSSTVVSCAGNLCPYAVWSIKDESAKYLPLEKIYEHKIKVGFSGCAKGCGRHRHTDIGLIGLKTNNFGDTDGGARVFIGAEHDSGKSVARQLFSMVPFVHLKETITLIVNLFEKSGHKNFQLYAHHVLNKYSEDFLSLWHLYNLKNKTALTLPKQNNILTCKEEEKLLFESFSDVILIENDFKKSVSALAKELWTVEGKDPHYKPPMKRINVR, from the coding sequence ATGCAAGAAGAGTTAGAAAAAAAACTCAACAAACGTGAACGCTACAAAGCCAGACTCAAACCCTATGACTATTTTGTCAAAGAGTTCGATACCATTGATTTTGAGAGTCTGGGTGAAGGTGACAGGTACTATCTTCAAGATTTTGGCATTTTCAATACCGATTTTTTGGAAGATGAATTCACCATTCGTATTCGCGTAGCCGGAGGCAGAATCAGCACACAACAGTTTAATTTTTTGGCAGATATTGTCAACAAATATGATTTAACCCTTGTAGTCACGGCACGTGCAGGCTTTCAACTCCATGATGTCGAAGCCGACGATGTCCATGAACTTTTTAGACTCTTGAATGAAAACGGACTCATTACCTGGCAAAGTTTTGGCGACAACATCAGAAATATAGTCACTGATGTCTATGACGGCGCCAACAAACACGCAAAAATTGAAGTCTATCCTCTGATACAACAGATGCAGGACTACATCATCAAAAACCCGAAATATGTCGGCATGCTGCCCCGCCGTGTCAGTATCGGTATCTCGGGTAACGAGGCAAATGTCAACTCCTTTTTTGCAAATGACCTCTACTTTGCACTTGCCAAAAAAGAAAACACTTACGGTTTTAATGTCTATATGGGCGGCAAAAATACGGAAATAGCACAGGATGCAGATGTATTTTTGCTTTATGAGGAAGTTTTTGATTTTTTTACGGCTTTTGTAGAGACATTTTATACGCACGGCTCACGCTTTTCACGTTCTAAAACCAGACTCTTTTACATGATAGAAGAGTTGGGGCTGGACAGACTCAAAGCACTTATCGAAGATGTCTATGGAAAAAAATTCAATGCTGCCGGCAAACTGCAGCTTTTTCATGGCGAATTTAATGAATTTGAACTTTTAAACAACAACAAATATGCCTTTTGTTATCAAACAGACTTCGCCCGTCTCTCGCCAAAAGAGATGCGCCAAATCAGCGACTATGCGAACAAACACGATGCCCATATTCGTTTGGGGATTGACCAAAACATCTATATTGTCGGCATAAACGAAAAAACAGCGCCTTTTGATTCGCCCGCGCTCAGCTCTACAGTAGTATCCTGTGCCGGCAATCTTTGTCCCTACGCAGTTTGGAGCATTAAGGATGAAAGTGCCAAATACCTGCCCCTGGAAAAAATCTACGAACATAAAATAAAAGTCGGGTTTTCAGGCTGTGCCAAAGGGTGTGGACGCCATCGCCATACCGACATCGGGCTCATAGGCTTGAAAACCAACAACTTCGGAGATACCGACGGAGGGGCAAGAGTTTTTATAGGTGCCGAACACGACAGCGGAAAAAGTGTGGCAAGACAGCTCTTTTCCATGGTGCCTTTTGTGCACTTAAAAGAGACAATAACACTGATTGTAAATCTTTTTGAAAAAAGTGGACATAAAAATTTTCAGCTTTATGCACATCATGTTTTGAATAAATATTCCGAAGATTTCTTAAGTCTTTGGCATCTGTACAATCTCAAAAACAAAACAGCACTCACACTTCCAAAACAAAACAATATACTTACATGTAAAGAAGAAGAAAAATTGCTTTTTGAAAGTTTTTCAGATGTAATACTTATAGAAAACGACTTTAAAAAGAGTGTAAGTGCTTTAGCAAAAGAGTTATGGACGGTAGAGGGAAAAGACCCACACTACAAACCGCCTATGAAAAGGATAAATGTCAGATAA